The genomic region CTAGGAGCCATCTCATCCCCTCTGCCAGTGGGCAGCGGCCATATAACGGCGGGTGGGCATATTTACCGGTAAGGAAGGGGTGTgcaatatgggggagggggaaggggcggCTTGGGATGCTGATTGACAcctactccccttccccctctagCTCAACACAAAGAGCTACACCCCCCTCAAGGAGAGCATCCCCCATCTCCCTGCACCCCACCGTCCTTTGCCTTGATAGAAAAATGGGGAGCCCGGGGTGGGGGCAGAAGTGCGGGCGCGGGCAGGTCAGGATCTCGAAGGGTTAAAATGCGCTGAGTTCAGCCGCTTATCAGTGTCCCCGCCGGGTTCCCACGAACGCCCACCCCTGCACCCAGATGTGACCGCAGTTGGCACAGGCTCCCGGGAGCTGCTTTCTTTGCAACAGTTTCTCCTCtccgccctcccccccaccccatcttccaCCCAGGTGAAGGCGGAGgtcatcacccccctcccctttccatgCCCTAGTTCAGTCCCAGATCCCCATCTCCCCAACGTCCCAGCGGCCGGACCCTATAATAAACAAGTCTTTCCTTGATCCTCCCAGGCCCAGCTTGCCCCCGGGGACCTTGGCAGCTGCGGCTGGGGAGCAGCAGGACCGGGAGGGGGCGTGGCTAGCGCTCTCAGGCGGCGGGGCGGGGGGAGCGGAGAGCACCGGTTGctgtggggagaggaaaggaggaggggccCCGGCCTCTGTCACCGGGCAGGAGAGAACGTTGCGAACGTGCGCCCGGCTCTCATTGGTCTATCAGGGCCACACTCCCGGGTCGAGATTGGGCCGCTAGGAGGCCCCGGACTCTGGCTGGGCGAGGGGGCGTGGTCTCGTTCCGCTCAAGCGATATAATAGGCGCAGCCGCGGGGTTCGGGCTAGTAGAGGTgaagggggggagggtggagtggGAGGGCAAGCCTGGGCAGCTCTTGCTCGCTCTCATTGTACAGAATTCGGGTCTCCTGATCCATTCAGCCACCCGCCGGCTGCGCTCTCCGGCCGGTGATATCCCCGAGGCACTCGCTAGGCTTCGCTGGTAAGTGCTCCTGGGCTCCGTCCGGTGGGCGGGGGGCGCTTGGGACCACCGTCCCCTGGGTCGGAAGCATCCGTCCCCTTGGGGGTAACGCCGTGCCAGCCCCCAGACTGACCTCCCGCCTCTGTGCTCTTTTCCCGTTGCAGCGCCTCCAGCCCGACCTGTGCCTTGAACCTGATCCCGATTCCTCCAACGCTGCAGCGGCAAAAGGTGCCAGCCATGCCAGGGCTTTGGGATcgcttctcctcctcttcctcctcctcctcctccaactccTCGCGGCCATCCACCCCGGACCAGCAGCAGCAGCGCTCGGCCTGGGCAACGGCGGCCCGAGGAGAGGGGCTTGGCCGCTGCGCGAGTCTGGAAAGCTCCGACTGCGAGTCGTTagacagcagcaacagcagctacGGCCCCGAGGAGGGTAAGTTGAATCCCAGCGAAAGGAAGAAAACGGGCCGAGGGGGGCGGGGGGGCCTCCAGGAGGGAGTGCAGCGCCGAAAGGGTTAACCCCGGGAGCCCCGCTTGGCTGCCATTCGTGGCCCTGCCTTCTGTAAAGGGGGTGGCATTCGGGTTCGGATGGCattgggggaaactgaggccgaggaAGAAGGTAGCGGGGTTTGAGCGATGACCGGAGCCCTCTCTGGCTCTTTAGACAAGAGAAACTAGCTCCGCCCCTCTCTCATCCTCTCACTTTGTCCCTGCTTTGCGGGAGCTGAGCTCACCCTCCTCAATGTTCTCTCCAGATACAGAGTACATGGATGAGGTGTCGCTGCCCGATTTCGACCTGCTCAGCGACCCGGAGGACGAGCACCTCTGTACCAGTCTGATGCAGCTCCTCCAAGAGACCCTGGCCCAGGCCAAGCTGGGCAGCAAGCGTCCAGCCCGCCTTCTGATGCCCAGTCAGCTGGTGGCCCAGGTGGGCAAGGAGCTGATGCGCCTGGCCTACAGCGAGCCCTGCGGCCTCCGGGGTGCCCTGCTGGACGTCTGCGTGGAGCAGGGCAAGAGCTGCCACAGTGTGGAGCAGCTGGCCGTGGACCCCAGCCTGGTGCCCACCTTCCAGCTGACCTTGGTGCTGAGATTGGATTCTCGCCTCTGGCCCAAGATCCAGGGACTCTTCAGCGCCGGGCCGTCATCTTTCACTCCTGGCTTCAGCCAGTCCCTTACACTGAGCACTGGCTTCCGGGTCATTAAGAAGAAACTCTACAGTTCAGAGCAGCTCCTCATTGAAGAATGTTGAGAGCCCGGCCTTGCAGCCTCCTGCCCCCTACCCACAGGACAGTCTGCAAGGGGGAATGGCCGTTCTAAGAACACAGCAAGCTggctgaggtggggaggggatggagcGTCCTTTGTGGAAAACTGACTGTAGCCGCCACTGCGGGAGAGGTTAGAGTGGGAGGATCGCCTTCTCTTTGGGGGAAGGTTCCCAGAGGCCTGAGGTGTGTGCAGGTGGCTGATTGGGGAAAGGAGAGCTGGCTCCTTAGAGGTATTAACTTCCccagtgggggatgggggaggatggAGGAGGCGATCAGCCGATGCCGTAAGGGGCCCGCCACAGTTCTCCCAACTGATATGTAGCatgaatttccttattttattgttATGTTATTATTACTGACAGTGAAGATGATAAGTAGTGGGGTGGTGATGTTGTGGAGACCAGAACTGAGCAGCTGGGCTGTGTTGGTCCTGGTCCATTTGCAAAAGGGGTATGTGTGCTTGTGTTTAAcaaggtgggtgggggtggggtggggggagttcaTAGAGGAtctttgtcatttttgtcctGTGTGACTTAAAGCCGGGGTCTGAAGGGGCCAAGTGTGTATGTTTTTGGATCAGCTTCACTACTACTGACCTGTTTTTAGGCAGCTATCTTAGAGACTCACACGAATGTAAGAACACAGGAAGGGTTGGGGTGTTGGGATTTCTGCAGATCTTGACACTTGAAGGGGGGGGAATGGGTGCTGGGGCCAAGCAGAGATGGTGGGGGCTGGAACCCCCTCCCCAAAGTAGTGCCATATGGGGCTTCCATCTAGAACCGTTTACGTGAATACACTTGATGTTCAAGTATTAAGACCTATGcaatattttttacttttctaataAAAACAAGTTTGTTACATGTGATTGTCCTTTGTAAATCACTGGTGCAAAGGTGGGTGAGGGAGGGGTCTGAAGATCTGGAGGGGGGTCTTAGCTACAGAGTGGTAACCTTTTTCCATCTTGGGATGCGCACTTCTGCATCTGACCCTTCCCTAGTTCTCTCCACATAGATAATGACCAGGAGCTTCTCCAGGTAACTAGCCTAAATTCTGTCTGGTGGTACTAAGATTGAAATCCTTCCATTGGAATACTTAATGAATAGGTGTCAGCTCATTTCCTGAGGGAGGGCTTAACCTCAAAGTCCCTAGGCTAAAATGTCCTGGGTAGGTGTGAGCATCTTCCTAGTAGTTTTTCAGGGGAATTTATTTGGAAAGACAACAAACAAGTAGGCCTCGCTTGGTTCTTCCTTCAACTCCAGACAGGCTCATTAGTAGGATGGAAAAAGTCTGTTTCTTTGCCCCTTTCTAATGAAGCTGATTACCAGGGTAAGTCAATGACTTCTTCAGCGGCTCCCCCCCAGTCAGCAGAATCAAGATCAAGCCTTTCCTTCTAGACTCTCCATAAGAGGCCTTTGACCTCTTCAATCCTGTGACCCCACACCAGGAACCTAGGCTTCAGCAATGTCAATCCCAGTCTCCCAATCtcatctgctcattttacttccACTTTTCCCCAACCCAACCAAgttattttttcccacttttaaAATCCTACTAATCTTCCAAGTCCTGAAAAATTCCCCCAATCCTCAGTAAGGTTGTAGCAGCAGAGTGGAAAGGGATCCTTAGAGGGCaatggggaagggaacaagcatttattaagctcttacatgccaggcgctgtactaagcaatttacaaatattccaACATGGAAACATAGCtttgagctggaatggaccttaatgCCCAGCCTAATTACACtggaggcccaaggtcacacagtaacaTGGCAGTACAGATGCGAATCCAGGTCCTCTCAAACCGTATTCCCAACCAATCTCTCCCTGCTTTCCCCAACAGTAGTGGGCTGAACCAATCATGCCACCTTTAGTGTCCTCTATGTTCTTGCATTTTCTCCCCAACAAGTCTTGTCCAAGCTGTTGGAGGACAGGGtcaatctcttttttctttgtatggcTCCCAATGTGTAACAAGTCTGGGCATGGAGAAGTGGCTTCAAGCATGAATTGTTCTTGGGATAAATGAGGTCAGTAACATGAGATCTCGAAGCCCTCCCCAGAGCCTTCCCTTGAGGT from Trichosurus vulpecula isolate mTriVul1 chromosome 8, mTriVul1.pri, whole genome shotgun sequence harbors:
- the DDIT4 gene encoding DNA damage-inducible transcript 4 protein, whose translation is MPGLWDRFSSSSSSSSSNSSRPSTPDQQQQRSAWATAARGEGLGRCASLESSDCESLDSSNSSYGPEEDTEYMDEVSLPDFDLLSDPEDEHLCTSLMQLLQETLAQAKLGSKRPARLLMPSQLVAQVGKELMRLAYSEPCGLRGALLDVCVEQGKSCHSVEQLAVDPSLVPTFQLTLVLRLDSRLWPKIQGLFSAGPSSFTPGFSQSLTLSTGFRVIKKKLYSSEQLLIEEC